In the genome of Deltaproteobacteria bacterium, one region contains:
- a CDS encoding response regulator produces the protein MPRTWLLRMRAFPWGANALVAVAYLIAAQLAWLTPTCADGIAPIWPAEGVALAGALIWGARAWPGLFVAIAGTGLLMPTALLEPLPRLLAALAYGVGATLATLAGARLARFAASGRDIRGLDALPWILVVAAPATALLCASYGTGLMYLAGATPRDVVLETVLAWAKSELLGGMAFTPIALALLGARTGWTVRVAAVIGIAASLAGWGALNRLEVDAAAHRLENAAVERSLSIQRGFAVVSDALDALAGLYDASATVSPDEFEAFSDRLLDHAWSVQAFAFAERSVRAGEVHFAISAISPRTENEPLLGYELTSSPEIAGAIEKAMLARDIAASPAILLPHEVDAKPTHLMLMPIYDGGNDPFAGVGELRGFALAIVKIGPLIDELLADWLPVGLDILVTDAPGPEARVVHLGWDSTRETPLGPEDATRMLSLSPEQAIRNSLYFGDRSLPSVWAPAPAFVAATRSWNPLAALIVGWVITALLSSWLHLVGERTRRIEELVLERTRELAETNASLSAANRAKSEFLANVSHEVRTPMTAILGFADSLAEQDVGASERAELVDIIRRNGRHLLAILNDVLDLSKIEAGRMRVERIPCSLRQIVDETLSLLRVRAEQKGLELHVEWALPLPARIQSDPVRFRQILNNLVGNAIKFTESGSVRVRVGLSDDQLVVDVVDTGVGMTGEQIARIFQPFTQADASTTRRFGGTGLGLAISRRMAQLLGGDIEASSVHGSGSHFRVSLDPGSLAGVEWLAEVAAPPAPAAPTVETTAPALLRGRILLAEDTPDSRRLVRHHLERAGLRVAVAENGVEVHRMALEALLAGEPYDVVLMDMQMPEMDGYQATSRLREEGYRGPIVALTAHAMTGEREKCIAAGCDDYATKPIDRATLLATIALHLEKGSCSARQS, from the coding sequence ATGCCGCGCACATGGCTGCTGCGCATGCGAGCGTTTCCCTGGGGTGCGAACGCGCTGGTCGCGGTTGCATATCTGATCGCCGCGCAGCTGGCCTGGCTCACGCCGACTTGCGCCGACGGAATCGCGCCGATCTGGCCGGCGGAGGGCGTCGCTCTGGCCGGCGCGCTGATCTGGGGCGCGCGCGCGTGGCCCGGGCTGTTCGTCGCGATCGCGGGCACGGGCTTGCTCATGCCCACCGCGCTGCTGGAGCCGCTTCCGCGCCTGCTCGCCGCGCTCGCGTACGGGGTTGGCGCGACGCTCGCGACCCTCGCCGGTGCGCGCCTCGCGCGCTTCGCCGCGTCGGGCCGCGACATCCGCGGGCTCGACGCCTTGCCGTGGATCCTGGTCGTGGCCGCCCCAGCGACGGCGCTTCTCTGCGCCTCGTACGGGACCGGCCTGATGTACCTGGCGGGTGCCACTCCGCGCGACGTCGTGCTCGAAACCGTTCTCGCCTGGGCGAAGTCGGAGCTGCTCGGGGGCATGGCCTTCACGCCGATCGCGCTGGCGCTGCTCGGAGCGCGCACGGGCTGGACGGTGCGTGTCGCCGCCGTCATCGGCATCGCCGCGAGCCTCGCGGGCTGGGGCGCGCTCAACCGACTCGAGGTCGACGCCGCGGCGCACCGTCTGGAGAACGCGGCCGTCGAGCGCTCGCTCTCGATCCAGCGCGGGTTCGCGGTCGTGAGCGACGCGCTCGACGCCCTGGCGGGGCTCTACGACGCCTCCGCGACCGTCTCGCCCGACGAGTTCGAGGCGTTCAGCGACCGCCTGCTGGACCACGCCTGGTCGGTGCAGGCGTTCGCGTTCGCCGAGCGCTCGGTTCGCGCCGGCGAAGTCCACTTCGCCATCTCCGCCATCTCGCCCCGCACGGAGAACGAGCCGCTCCTGGGCTACGAGCTGACCTCGTCCCCCGAGATCGCGGGTGCGATCGAGAAGGCGATGCTCGCGCGCGACATCGCGGCCTCGCCCGCAATCCTTCTGCCGCACGAGGTCGACGCGAAGCCGACGCACCTGATGCTGATGCCGATCTACGACGGGGGGAACGACCCGTTCGCAGGCGTCGGAGAGCTGCGCGGCTTCGCGCTCGCGATCGTGAAGATCGGTCCGCTGATCGACGAGCTTCTGGCCGACTGGCTTCCCGTCGGGCTGGACATCCTGGTGACCGACGCACCCGGCCCCGAAGCGCGCGTGGTGCACCTGGGCTGGGACAGCACGCGCGAGACGCCGCTCGGGCCGGAGGACGCGACGCGCATGCTCTCGCTCTCGCCGGAGCAGGCGATCCGCAACTCGCTGTACTTCGGCGACCGCAGCCTGCCGTCGGTCTGGGCGCCGGCTCCCGCCTTCGTCGCCGCCACGCGATCCTGGAACCCGCTCGCGGCGCTGATCGTCGGCTGGGTGATCACGGCGCTGCTCTCGAGCTGGCTGCACCTGGTCGGCGAGCGCACGCGCCGGATCGAGGAGCTGGTGCTGGAGCGCACGCGCGAGCTGGCCGAGACGAACGCGTCGCTTTCGGCGGCCAACCGCGCCAAGAGCGAGTTTCTGGCCAACGTGAGCCACGAGGTCCGCACGCCGATGACGGCGATTCTCGGCTTCGCCGACTCGCTGGCCGAGCAGGATGTCGGCGCCTCCGAACGCGCGGAGCTGGTCGACATCATCCGCCGCAACGGCCGCCACCTGCTCGCAATACTGAACGACGTGCTCGACCTGTCGAAGATCGAGGCCGGACGCATGCGCGTGGAGCGGATCCCGTGCTCGCTGCGCCAGATCGTCGACGAGACGCTCTCGCTCCTGCGAGTACGCGCCGAGCAGAAGGGCCTGGAGCTGCACGTGGAGTGGGCGCTTCCGCTGCCCGCGCGGATCCAGAGCGACCCGGTGCGCTTCCGGCAGATCCTGAACAACCTGGTCGGCAACGCGATCAAGTTCACGGAGTCGGGCTCGGTGCGCGTCCGTGTCGGGCTCTCGGACGACCAGCTCGTGGTCGACGTCGTCGACACCGGAGTCGGCATGACCGGCGAGCAGATCGCACGGATCTTCCAGCCGTTCACGCAGGCCGATGCTTCGACCACCCGCCGCTTCGGTGGCACGGGTCTGGGACTCGCCATCTCCAGACGCATGGCGCAGCTGCTGGGCGGCGACATCGAGGCGAGCTCGGTGCACGGCTCGGGCAGCCATTTCCGCGTCTCGCTCGATCCCGGATCGCTCGCGGGCGTGGAGTGGCTGGCCGAGGTCGCTGCGCCGCCCGCACCCGCTGCGCCGACGGTGGAGACGACGGCGCCCGCGCTACTGCGCGGCCGGATCCTGCTGGCCGAGGACACCCCGGACTCGCGCAGGCTCGTGCGCCACCATCTGGAGCGCGCGGGCCTGCGCGTCGCCGTCGCCGAGAACGGCGTCGAGGTGCACCGGATGGCGCTCGAAGCGCTGCTCGCGGGCGAGCCCTACGACGTGGTGCTGATGGACATGCAGATGCCCGAAATGGACGGCTACCAGGCCACGTCGCGCCTGCGCGAAGAGGGCTACCGCGGCCCGATCGTCGCGCTCACCGCGCACGCGATGACCGGCGAGCGCGAGAAGTGCATCGCCGCCGGCTGCGACGACTACGCCACCAAGCCGATCGACCGCGCAACGCTTCTCGCGACGATCGCGCTGCACCTGGAGAAGGGGAGCTGCTCGGCTCGGCAAAGCTGA
- a CDS encoding TetR/AcrR family transcriptional regulator encodes MSSNAVDDLGRPSRTAQSRLAICEACLDLLQEGVLQPSADQVAERAGVSRRSIFNHFADLAELYDTMVEVGMQRCAPFLEEISEREPIARRIDELVRVRARFLEATAPFSRALTAQALLGPAAEQAVRVSQDGLRLQHQDVERLFRRELEGLPAPERADVLEAMSATMAPLLWAHLRHGRGHSVARVRALMKRTLTAILRDAGVPVPRSARP; translated from the coding sequence ATGTCCTCGAACGCCGTGGACGACCTCGGCCGGCCGAGCCGGACGGCCCAGTCGCGCCTGGCCATCTGTGAGGCCTGTCTGGACCTCCTGCAAGAGGGGGTGCTCCAGCCCAGCGCAGATCAGGTGGCCGAGCGCGCGGGCGTCTCGCGCCGGTCGATCTTCAACCACTTCGCGGATCTCGCGGAGCTCTACGACACCATGGTCGAAGTGGGAATGCAGCGCTGCGCGCCGTTCCTGGAGGAGATCTCCGAGCGCGAGCCGATCGCGCGCAGGATCGACGAGCTGGTGCGGGTCCGCGCGAGGTTCCTGGAAGCCACGGCGCCGTTCTCGCGCGCGCTCACGGCGCAGGCGCTGCTCGGCCCCGCCGCGGAGCAGGCCGTGCGCGTCTCGCAGGACGGACTGCGACTCCAACACCAGGATGTGGAGCGGCTGTTCCGCCGCGAGCTCGAGGGCCTGCCCGCGCCAGAGCGGGCGGACGTGCTAGAGGCGATGTCCGCGACGATGGCCCCGCTGCTCTGGGCCCATCTGCGCCACGGCCGGGGACACTCCGTCGCGAGGGTGCGCGCGCTGATGAAGCGCACGCTCACGGCGATCCTGCGCGACGCGGGCGTGCCGGTCCCGCGCTCTGCGCGGCCGTGA
- a CDS encoding NAD(P)/FAD-dependent oxidoreductase, which produces MSAQRELRFAVIGAGMSGILSAIKLEEAGLTNYAIYEKTERLGGTWRENTYPGVACDVPSHLYTYSFEPNPNWTQHFASGGEIQKYFEGVASKYGVDKQIQYGQELARAEFRDGRWQLEMKSGLRDQADVVIAATGVLHHPSLPEIAGLGSFKGACFHSARWDHRAKLDGARVGVIGTGSTAVQIVSALVDRVAKISVFQRTPQWVMAHENLPYSEAERENFRRNPQLLREMHANMSSLFAGMFANAVVDANSAAIQAIEAACLANLENNVKDPVLREKLRPSYRAACKRLIFSPDFYTAIQKPNAELVTDAIERIEPAGVRTKDGRLHELDVLVLATGFRVDRFMRPAQIVGRGGLALDEAWAKRPSAYLAISIPDFPNLFMLNGPNGPVGNFSLIEVAELQFGYILQLVEQLRSGACREISPKRDVTEKYEAERSEAAKNSIWTTGCRSWYLDDRGIPGSWPWPFDRFRAEMARPKLESFERVS; this is translated from the coding sequence ATGTCGGCCCAGCGTGAGCTTCGTTTCGCAGTCATCGGCGCGGGAATGTCGGGGATCCTCTCGGCCATCAAGCTCGAGGAGGCCGGTCTCACCAACTACGCGATCTACGAGAAGACCGAGCGGCTCGGCGGGACCTGGCGCGAGAACACCTACCCCGGCGTGGCCTGCGACGTGCCATCGCACCTGTACACCTATTCCTTCGAGCCGAACCCGAACTGGACGCAGCACTTCGCGTCGGGCGGTGAGATCCAGAAGTACTTCGAGGGCGTCGCCAGCAAGTACGGCGTCGACAAGCAGATCCAGTACGGGCAGGAGCTCGCGCGAGCCGAGTTCCGCGACGGTCGCTGGCAGCTCGAGATGAAGTCCGGCCTTCGCGATCAGGCCGACGTGGTGATCGCGGCGACGGGCGTCCTGCACCACCCATCGCTGCCCGAGATCGCGGGGCTCGGCAGCTTCAAGGGCGCCTGCTTCCACAGCGCGCGTTGGGACCACCGGGCGAAGCTCGACGGCGCGCGCGTGGGCGTGATCGGCACCGGCTCGACGGCGGTGCAGATCGTCTCCGCGCTGGTCGACCGGGTGGCGAAGATCTCGGTGTTCCAGCGCACCCCGCAGTGGGTGATGGCGCACGAGAACCTGCCCTACAGCGAGGCGGAGCGGGAGAACTTCCGCCGCAATCCGCAGCTTCTGCGCGAGATGCACGCGAACATGTCCAGCCTGTTCGCCGGCATGTTCGCCAACGCCGTGGTCGACGCGAACTCCGCCGCGATCCAGGCGATCGAGGCCGCTTGTCTCGCGAACCTCGAGAACAACGTGAAGGACCCGGTGCTGCGCGAGAAGCTGCGGCCGAGCTACCGCGCGGCCTGCAAGCGGCTGATCTTCTCGCCCGACTTCTACACGGCGATCCAGAAGCCGAACGCGGAGCTCGTGACCGACGCGATCGAGCGGATCGAGCCCGCGGGCGTGCGCACGAAGGACGGGCGGCTGCACGAGCTCGACGTTCTCGTGCTCGCGACCGGCTTCCGCGTGGATCGCTTCATGCGGCCCGCGCAGATCGTCGGACGCGGCGGGCTCGCGCTCGACGAGGCCTGGGCAAAGCGGCCCAGTGCGTACCTGGCGATCTCGATCCCCGATTTCCCGAACCTGTTCATGCTGAACGGACCCAACGGCCCGGTCGGGAACTTCTCGCTGATCGAGGTCGCGGAGCTGCAGTTCGGCTACATCCTGCAGCTCGTCGAGCAGCTCCGCTCCGGAGCGTGTCGCGAGATCAGCCCAAAGCGCGACGTGACGGAGAAATACGAGGCCGAGCGAAGCGAAGCGGCGAAGAACAGCATCTGGACCACGGGCTGCCGCAGCTGGTACCTCGACGACCGCGGAATTCCCGGCAGCTGGCCGTGGCCGTTCGATCGCTTCCGCGCCGAGATGGCCCGGCCCAAGCTCGAGAGCTTCGAACGCGTGAGCTGA